One part of the Janthinobacterium sp. 17J80-10 genome encodes these proteins:
- a CDS encoding MFS transporter — protein sequence MWQQMRREERLKMGIVLGMTLIYGCVLGSQFYVARLVNVLGGSATDAGLLLILSVLPVFGVAMLGRRLARRLPPPQMLSLGLACHALQLLLLAKASTLTMLLPAMLLSGFGYALSFATLLNGATSLAPGTHYAQSIAYMTLTSQMGIGLGSLLAALIEPALGTNGVFWIPMLLALTGMVLASRLPSAAAANAAAPPPPPLTGKIAKARNRSLMFEIFLLMGVLGLAFGVPLQFVPMWLARAPEMAFSPAYFLTTSFFTIMLTRLLFSHHLNGPREFGVVVACFVVLALSIAVLGQAHTPAQFVACAIAYGGAYSLMYPSCTAYVLGKADPAERGAWANWVLLAYEVGARCLPAAFGIIADQGGFPLTFLLLAAVVVAVAAWHVPRRRRLARTFN from the coding sequence ATGTGGCAGCAAATGCGGCGCGAAGAGCGCCTGAAAATGGGTATCGTGCTTGGCATGACCCTGATTTATGGCTGTGTGCTCGGCTCGCAATTCTACGTCGCGCGGCTGGTCAATGTCCTTGGCGGCAGCGCAACCGATGCCGGTTTGCTGCTGATCCTTTCCGTGCTGCCGGTCTTCGGCGTGGCCATGCTGGGCCGCCGTCTGGCTCGCAGGCTCCCGCCACCGCAAATGCTCAGCCTCGGACTGGCCTGCCATGCCTTGCAGTTGCTCCTGCTGGCCAAGGCAAGCACCCTGACCATGCTGCTACCGGCGATGCTGTTGAGCGGATTCGGCTACGCACTGTCGTTTGCCACCTTGCTCAACGGCGCAACTTCCCTTGCCCCGGGTACGCATTATGCCCAGAGCATCGCCTACATGACCCTGACCTCGCAAATGGGTATCGGTCTGGGTAGCCTGCTCGCTGCCCTGATAGAACCTGCGCTCGGCACCAACGGCGTATTCTGGATCCCGATGCTGCTCGCGCTGACGGGCATGGTACTGGCATCGCGCCTTCCTTCGGCCGCCGCTGCAAACGCCGCCGCGCCGCCACCTCCACCCCTAACAGGAAAAATTGCCAAGGCGCGAAACCGCAGCCTCATGTTCGAGATATTCCTTTTAATGGGCGTGCTGGGACTGGCGTTCGGCGTGCCGCTGCAATTCGTGCCGATGTGGCTGGCCAGGGCGCCGGAGATGGCATTTTCGCCGGCGTATTTTTTGACGACCAGTTTTTTCACGATCATGCTGACCCGGCTGTTGTTCAGCCACCATTTGAACGGCCCTCGCGAGTTTGGCGTCGTAGTCGCCTGCTTCGTCGTCCTTGCGCTCTCCATCGCCGTGCTGGGGCAGGCCCACACCCCGGCGCAATTCGTTGCTTGCGCCATTGCTTATGGTGGCGCCTACAGCCTGATGTATCCGAGTTGCACTGCCTATGTACTCGGCAAGGCGGATCCGGCCGAACGCGGCGCGTGGGCAAACTGGGTATTGCTGGCCTACGAAGTTGGCGCGCGTTGCCTGCCGGCTGCCTTCGGCATCATCGCCGACCAGGGCGGATTCCCCCTGACATTCCTGTTGCTGGCCGCGGTGGTTGTAGCGGTCGCTGCCTGGCATGTTCCCCGGCGCCGGCGGCTGGCCAGGACTTTCAACTGA
- a CDS encoding LysR family transcriptional regulator — protein MNIKDIDLNLLPVFEVVYAERNLSRAAKRLGLTQSAVSNSLGRLRDAIGQPLFVRAGQGVAPTAHAEVIAADVMRALELLRGSLQQTGFDHRLSSRRFTLICSDYSIAVLLPAILARVQELAPKVLLEVVSKHDGKDFALALAHGDADLALGGLPFLAGPTRQQRLFEETNVVLARSGHPALRARPGLATLNRYPHVLVNPYGSWLPWESLAQSQGVSIEPRIAVRMQTYLAAPFLLESTDYLASCPQRLAVLLTRHFPLEVLPMAAPLATVPIGQYWHERSQQDPGHQWLRQQVYEVCQRL, from the coding sequence GTGAATATTAAAGATATTGATCTGAACCTCTTGCCGGTGTTTGAAGTGGTCTATGCCGAGCGTAACCTGTCACGCGCGGCAAAGCGCCTCGGGCTAACCCAGTCTGCCGTCAGTAACAGCCTGGGGCGCCTGCGTGACGCGATCGGGCAACCGCTGTTCGTGCGCGCAGGGCAGGGCGTGGCGCCTACCGCGCATGCCGAGGTGATTGCGGCAGATGTGATGCGGGCGCTCGAACTCCTGCGTGGCTCGCTGCAGCAAACCGGCTTCGACCACCGCCTCTCCAGTCGCCGGTTTACCCTGATATGCAGCGATTATTCGATTGCCGTGCTGTTGCCGGCCATATTGGCGCGGGTGCAGGAACTCGCGCCCAAGGTGTTGCTGGAGGTCGTTTCCAAGCATGACGGCAAGGATTTCGCCCTGGCGCTGGCGCACGGCGATGCCGACCTGGCGCTGGGCGGCTTACCTTTCCTGGCCGGTCCGACGCGGCAGCAGCGCCTGTTCGAAGAAACCAACGTGGTGCTGGCCCGGAGCGGCCATCCGGCATTGCGCGCCCGTCCCGGACTGGCGACGCTGAATCGCTACCCGCATGTGCTGGTGAATCCTTACGGTAGCTGGTTGCCCTGGGAAAGCCTGGCGCAGAGCCAGGGTGTCAGCATCGAGCCGCGTATCGCGGTGCGCATGCAGACTTACCTGGCAGCGCCGTTCCTACTGGAATCGACGGATTATCTGGCTAGCTGTCCGCAGCGCCTGGCCGTGTTGTTAACCAGGCACTTTCCCCTCGAAGTGCTGCCGATGGCAGCCCCGCTGGCCACTGTGCCGATCGGGCAATACTGGCACGAGCGTTCGCAGCAGGATCCGGGGCACCAGTGGCTGCGGCAGCAAGTCTACGAGGTATGCCAGCGCCTGTGA
- a CDS encoding bifunctional acetate--CoA ligase family protein/GNAT family N-acetyltransferase → MEKHYLNPLFSPRSIVVLAHIPDSSAPGSSCGQLAVKHIRESGYTGSLEFLDPAAENALASRGKPGPDLALLALPEPELADALELAARMECKSALILSKSVSMRQAQELNAIARRHGIYLLGPNSLGLQRPNLQLNASVLCSSAQKGSLALVSQSGALTNSVLDWAGRNGVGFSAVVSLGPGTSIDIADVLDYLADDNTTRSIVVYLEGIRDARRFMSALRAAANAKPVIVLKAGRQPSGTKAALTHSGAIVGSDDVFDAALRRAGAVRVRSFVQLFTIAKCLSARHRPQGRRLAIVTNGGGPGVLAADWANDLGVTLSTLTPASLAELAPRLPQQASYDPLVDLSDAAGPEDYRLTVAALAASDDVDGVLAILSPRPGLDSATVAQALADLQPSIGKLVITCWMGDEQVVAARAILNKASIPTFRTPEAAVEAFDMASSFYLNQKLLQQTPTPLSKFDKPDIEGARILIETVLAERRKVLTEMESKALLAAFRIPVTRTILARSANEAMLIANQLGYPVALKIDSPDIPHKSDVEGVALNVNNAASVRDTWQDMMTKVKRRLPDARISGVTIQNMSGKPHGRELYIGLSSEEPFGPAISFGAGGRMIEVIADRAIELPPLNRFLAQHLISRVRSAETLEEWRGAPAADREALERILMRVSEMVCELPQLREMDINPVIVDADGALVVDARIVVDHAPSDAREYGHLAILPYPAEQEREWPLPGGTSYTLRPLHPSDGAMLQAFVKGLSHESRYFRFATAVSELSARMLARFTLIDYDREMALVAIHRNAAPPDGGAAEEHVIAISRYVTNPDSTSCEFSLVVADEFNGQGLGTRMMLSIMDVARNKGLKRIEGLVLNKNAPMLKLMRSLEFEIGPYGDDPDFRLCSREL, encoded by the coding sequence ATGGAAAAGCATTATCTTAACCCGCTATTTTCACCGCGTTCAATCGTCGTGCTGGCGCATATTCCTGATTCCAGCGCGCCGGGAAGCTCTTGCGGGCAACTGGCGGTAAAACATATCCGCGAATCCGGTTATACCGGCAGTCTCGAGTTTCTCGATCCCGCCGCTGAAAATGCCCTGGCAAGCCGGGGCAAGCCCGGGCCGGATCTGGCGCTGCTGGCCCTGCCCGAGCCGGAACTGGCGGACGCTCTCGAACTGGCCGCCCGCATGGAATGCAAGTCGGCATTGATCCTGTCGAAATCCGTCAGCATGCGCCAGGCGCAGGAACTCAATGCGATTGCCAGACGTCATGGCATCTACCTCCTCGGCCCGAACTCGCTCGGATTGCAGCGTCCGAACCTGCAGCTGAATGCCAGCGTGCTCTGCTCCAGTGCGCAGAAAGGCTCGCTGGCGCTGGTCTCGCAATCCGGCGCCCTGACCAATTCGGTGCTCGACTGGGCCGGCCGTAACGGCGTCGGCTTTTCCGCGGTGGTCTCGCTCGGCCCCGGCACCAGCATCGATATCGCCGACGTTCTGGATTACCTCGCGGACGACAACACGACCCGCAGCATCGTCGTCTATCTGGAAGGCATCCGCGACGCACGCCGTTTCATGAGCGCGCTGCGCGCAGCCGCCAACGCCAAGCCCGTGATCGTGCTGAAGGCCGGACGCCAGCCTTCCGGCACCAAGGCCGCCCTGACCCATTCCGGCGCCATCGTCGGCAGTGATGACGTCTTCGACGCGGCGCTGCGGCGCGCCGGCGCGGTGCGCGTACGCTCCTTCGTGCAACTGTTCACCATCGCCAAATGCCTGTCCGCACGCCATCGGCCGCAAGGCCGACGCCTGGCAATCGTTACCAACGGCGGCGGCCCGGGCGTGCTGGCGGCCGATTGGGCGAATGATCTTGGGGTAACCTTATCCACGCTCACGCCCGCTTCCCTGGCTGAACTGGCGCCACGCCTGCCGCAACAGGCCAGTTACGACCCTCTGGTTGACCTGAGCGATGCAGCAGGCCCGGAAGATTACCGCCTTACCGTTGCTGCACTGGCGGCAAGCGATGACGTGGATGGCGTACTGGCAATCCTGTCGCCCCGACCGGGCCTTGACAGCGCGACGGTGGCCCAGGCCCTTGCCGACCTGCAGCCCTCCATCGGCAAGCTGGTCATTACCTGCTGGATGGGCGACGAACAAGTCGTGGCCGCACGCGCGATTCTCAACAAGGCGAGCATTCCGACTTTCCGCACTCCCGAAGCGGCTGTCGAGGCCTTCGACATGGCATCGTCGTTTTACCTCAACCAGAAATTGCTGCAGCAGACGCCTACGCCTCTGTCCAAGTTCGACAAGCCCGATATCGAAGGCGCCCGCATCCTGATCGAAACCGTCCTGGCCGAGCGGCGCAAGGTGCTGACCGAGATGGAATCGAAGGCGCTGCTGGCGGCTTTCCGCATTCCGGTCACACGCACGATCCTGGCGCGCTCGGCCAATGAAGCCATGCTGATCGCCAATCAGCTCGGCTATCCGGTGGCGCTGAAAATCGATTCACCCGATATCCCGCACAAATCCGACGTCGAGGGTGTGGCCCTGAATGTCAACAACGCCGCATCGGTGCGCGATACCTGGCAGGACATGATGACGAAGGTCAAGCGCCGCCTGCCGGACGCCCGTATCAGCGGCGTCACCATCCAGAACATGTCCGGCAAGCCGCATGGCCGGGAGTTGTACATCGGCCTGTCTTCGGAAGAGCCCTTTGGCCCCGCCATTTCCTTTGGCGCCGGCGGGCGCATGATCGAAGTGATTGCCGATCGCGCCATTGAATTGCCGCCGCTAAACCGCTTCCTGGCACAGCACCTGATTTCGCGCGTACGCTCGGCTGAAACCCTCGAAGAATGGCGAGGCGCGCCGGCGGCCGACCGCGAAGCCCTTGAGCGCATCCTCATGCGCGTTTCTGAAATGGTCTGCGAATTGCCGCAACTGCGCGAGATGGACATCAACCCGGTGATTGTCGATGCGGACGGCGCGCTGGTGGTGGATGCCCGCATCGTCGTCGACCATGCTCCCTCCGATGCCCGCGAATACGGCCACCTGGCCATCCTGCCCTATCCTGCCGAGCAGGAGCGGGAGTGGCCGCTGCCAGGCGGGACCAGCTATACGCTGCGGCCGCTGCACCCTTCAGACGGCGCCATGCTGCAAGCCTTCGTCAAGGGGCTCTCCCATGAAAGCCGTTATTTCCGCTTTGCCACCGCCGTCTCGGAACTCTCGGCGCGCATGCTGGCGCGCTTCACGCTGATTGACTACGACCGCGAAATGGCGCTGGTGGCGATCCATCGCAATGCGGCACCGCCTGACGGTGGCGCGGCGGAAGAACACGTCATCGCCATCTCCCGCTACGTCACCAATCCGGACTCGACCAGCTGCGAATTCTCGCTGGTAGTCGCCGACGAATTCAATGGCCAGGGACTGGGCACGCGCATGATGCTCTCCATCATGGATGTCGCCCGCAACAAGGGATTGAAGCGTATCGAGGGCCTGGTCCTGAACAAGAATGCCCCCATGCTCAAGCTCATGCGCAGCCTGGAATTCGAGATCGGGCCCTACGGCGACGATCCCGATTTCCGTCTGTGCAGCCGCGAACTCTGA
- a CDS encoding acyl-CoA thioesterase translates to MSLPNHQLTMTVLMTPDMANFSGNVHGGAILKLLDQVAYACASRYSGSYVVTLSVDQVTFRQPIYVGELVTFMASVNHTGNTSMEIGIKVITENIQARSVRHANSCFFTMVAVNQNGKPTPLEPLVPSTPDEERRFAAATRRKEMRRAAAA, encoded by the coding sequence CTGAGCCTGCCAAATCATCAACTAACCATGACCGTTCTCATGACGCCGGACATGGCCAACTTTTCCGGCAATGTCCATGGCGGCGCCATCCTGAAGCTGCTCGACCAGGTTGCCTACGCCTGCGCCAGCCGATATTCCGGCAGCTACGTGGTGACCTTGTCGGTCGATCAGGTCACTTTCCGCCAACCCATCTATGTCGGCGAGCTGGTGACCTTCATGGCATCGGTGAACCATACCGGGAATACGTCGATGGAAATCGGCATCAAGGTCATTACCGAAAATATCCAGGCCCGTTCCGTGCGCCATGCCAACAGCTGTTTCTTTACCATGGTCGCGGTGAATCAGAATGGCAAGCCAACACCCCTGGAGCCGCTTGTGCCATCCACCCCGGATGAAGAACGTCGCTTTGCTGCGGCCACGCGGCGCAAGGAAATGCGCCGGGCCGCAGCAGCCTGA
- a CDS encoding NAD(P)/FAD-dependent oxidoreductase, with amino-acid sequence MQEQFVIVGGGAGGLELACKLGRKLGRARVTLVDCRLYHIWKPSLHEVAAGTLDIHQEGLSYQMLAHDNDFTFVYGALTAVDPASRSLTVSAVTSDTGAALLPERQLAFSALCIAVGSVSNYFGVAGAQEHTISLNATEDAERFRLKMLELLTMAELRKESQPQAGLDIVIIGGGATGVELAAELREASSVYADYGFRKLDPARDVRITLLEGAPRILAPLPERVSSAATRLLAKRHVSVVTGCRVVDIQPGSVKDAEGVTRPADICVWAAGIRAPAFLATLGLPTNKSGQLDVTDRLNVSGHTDIYAIGDCAACPGNDGKPVPPRAQAAHQQADYLFDTFVRRATARPAPARPYVYRDYGSLVSIGQQTTVGSLMGSLKGLSWFVEGFYARIMYISLHLMHHQAIMGTLRTGVLAVGRFLVKRTTALVKLH; translated from the coding sequence ATGCAAGAGCAATTCGTCATTGTCGGCGGCGGCGCAGGCGGCCTCGAACTGGCCTGCAAACTCGGCCGCAAGCTTGGCCGCGCCAGGGTCACCCTGGTCGACTGCCGCCTCTATCACATCTGGAAACCGTCACTTCATGAAGTCGCCGCAGGCACCCTGGATATCCACCAGGAAGGCTTGTCCTACCAGATGCTGGCGCACGACAATGACTTTACCTTCGTCTACGGTGCCCTGACTGCGGTCGATCCCGCCAGTCGCAGCCTGACGGTATCCGCCGTCACCAGCGACACCGGCGCTGCGCTGCTCCCGGAACGCCAGCTGGCATTTTCGGCGCTGTGCATTGCCGTGGGCAGCGTTTCAAATTATTTCGGCGTTGCGGGCGCGCAAGAACACACCATTTCACTCAATGCGACAGAAGATGCCGAGCGCTTCCGCCTCAAGATGCTGGAATTGCTGACCATGGCCGAACTGCGCAAGGAATCACAGCCGCAAGCGGGGCTGGATATCGTCATCATCGGCGGCGGCGCCACCGGCGTCGAGCTCGCCGCCGAATTGCGCGAAGCCAGCAGCGTCTATGCCGACTACGGTTTCCGCAAGCTCGATCCTGCGCGCGACGTGCGCATCACCTTGCTCGAAGGCGCGCCGCGCATTCTGGCGCCGCTGCCGGAAAGGGTTTCCAGTGCCGCCACCCGACTGCTTGCCAAGCGTCATGTCAGCGTCGTGACCGGATGCCGGGTGGTCGATATCCAGCCAGGCAGCGTCAAGGACGCCGAGGGCGTCACGCGCCCGGCCGACATTTGCGTCTGGGCCGCCGGCATCAGGGCGCCCGCATTCCTGGCCACGCTGGGCCTGCCGACCAACAAGAGCGGCCAGCTCGACGTCACCGACCGGCTCAATGTCAGCGGCCATACCGACATCTACGCCATCGGCGATTGCGCCGCCTGTCCCGGCAACGATGGCAAGCCGGTGCCGCCCCGTGCCCAGGCGGCCCACCAGCAGGCTGACTACCTGTTCGACACCTTCGTACGCCGTGCCACGGCCAGACCAGCTCCGGCGCGCCCCTATGTTTACCGTGACTATGGCTCGCTGGTCTCCATCGGCCAGCAAACCACGGTCGGCAGCCTGATGGGGTCGCTCAAGGGCCTGAGCTGGTTTGTCGAAGGCTTTTACGCCCGCATCATGTACATCAGCCTGCACCTGATGCACCATCAGGCGATCATGGGCACCTTGCGCACCGGCGTGCTGGCCGTCGGGCGATTCCTGGTCAAGCGCACCACGGCCCTGGTCAAGCTGCACTAG
- a CDS encoding aldo/keto reductase produces MNRRPLGRTGLEIAPLVFGGNVFGWTVDQPTAFALLDRFSAAGLNAIDTADVYSSWAPGNRGGESESIIGNWLKASPGRREKIVIITKVGWAFSPDNKGLSAKRIIAAAEGSLRRLQTDYIDLYLSHCPDPDTPLEETLEAHDLLLRQGKIRSVGASNHDAVQMRAALTLAADKNLPRYEVLQPEYNLYDRAGFDGPLRDLCIAEGLGVITYFSLASGFLSGKYRSPADLGKSVRGQRIARYLNPRGLRILEALETVARSHAAQPAEIALAWLMAREGVTAPIASATSVTQLDSLIRATRLSLSAADHELLDSASK; encoded by the coding sequence ATGAATCGCCGTCCGCTTGGCCGCACCGGCCTGGAAATCGCGCCGCTGGTCTTCGGTGGCAATGTGTTCGGCTGGACCGTGGACCAGCCGACCGCGTTTGCCCTGCTTGACCGCTTCAGCGCTGCCGGCCTGAACGCCATCGACACTGCCGATGTCTATTCTTCCTGGGCGCCTGGCAACCGGGGGGGTGAGTCGGAGAGCATCATCGGCAACTGGCTGAAGGCATCGCCCGGCCGTCGCGAAAAGATCGTCATCATCACCAAGGTCGGCTGGGCCTTCAGTCCGGACAACAAGGGTCTGTCGGCAAAGCGCATCATCGCCGCGGCCGAAGGCTCCCTGCGCCGTCTGCAGACCGATTACATCGACCTATACCTGAGCCATTGTCCCGACCCCGATACGCCGCTCGAGGAAACCCTCGAGGCGCATGACCTGCTGCTGCGCCAGGGGAAAATCAGGTCCGTTGGCGCCTCCAACCACGATGCCGTGCAAATGCGCGCCGCATTGACGCTGGCTGCAGACAAGAACCTGCCGCGCTACGAGGTTCTGCAGCCGGAGTACAACCTCTATGATCGCGCCGGCTTTGATGGCCCGTTGCGCGACCTGTGCATTGCCGAGGGTCTCGGCGTCATTACCTATTTCAGCCTGGCGTCCGGATTTTTATCCGGCAAATACCGCTCGCCTGCAGACCTGGGCAAAAGCGTGCGCGGCCAGCGCATCGCCCGTTACCTCAACCCGCGCGGCCTGCGCATCCTGGAGGCGCTTGAGACGGTAGCCCGGTCACACGCCGCACAGCCTGCCGAAATCGCCCTGGCATGGCTGATGGCGCGCGAAGGCGTCACTGCGCCGATCGCCAGCGCGACCTCGGTCACGCAGCTCGACAGCCTGATCCGCGCGACCCGCCTGTCGCTGTCGGCAGCCGACCACGAACTTCTGGATTCCGCAAGCAAATAA